The Culex quinquefasciatus strain JHB chromosome 2, VPISU_Cqui_1.0_pri_paternal, whole genome shotgun sequence genome contains the following window.
TATTTGAGGATCGTCTGCTTGAAAGGCAGATCGCTTAACCATTTGGCTAAGTACCTGGACTTCCTAAAATTCTGggtgcaaaacaaaatttgacaacAGTACGTTTCAGAAGTTAAATATATATCTGAATTCATATGAGTGCATTTGCAAACCTTCAAAACGGATTtagaaatatctaaaaaaaaaaacaattcgacCGTTCAGCAGAGCAACTCAAAACTTCCCCTGAGAAATGAAATGCCTCAGTCTTatagttgaataaaaaaaagggcTGACCAAGACAATTTTgggagctgtccatacaaaaatggtacgtaattaTTGGAAAATCTGTATCATGAATTTGCAAAGaatttttctgatcgatttggagtcttctacaaatttgtgtggactattcagaaaaaataggtacacggaacaAATGAGCGAATTTAAATTTcctttattacaaaaaaaaaaacaattccttagcatttttatttttttaatgttgcagAAGTACGGGCAACAATTTTGCCGCCGATTTTATATTatacaatacttataactttgccaaagacaccaaatcgatcattaaatttcttcaaatggtaaagattttcgaaaatttacgtaccatttcaaatcctttgcggtcgtactaagggtcattgtactcagaaaaataagcttcatcgttgtgaacaataatatcacaaatttaagcttaatgaGGACCCAATTTCGCCATTTCTAATGCgaatttaaatgaaactttcGTAGTCGGAGTGAAAAATTTGTGCGAAAAGGTTTTATTTAATAATCTGACAGAAGTGCAAATTTTTCAATGATCTCAATTTCtgtgaaaatttgcaaaattttcaatattgtaaTCTCGTATTTTTGGgaggttaagatttttttttatatttttatccaattttcagattttcaatggaTACTTTTAGCAACGTAATTACATGTTGTTTCCCTTTTAGGGAACGTAAAATCAGTTGATTCCTGTAGcaaaacagaaaagaaaatAAGGGCTGTCATTGCTAgacaaatgaatgaaaaatcttGATCTTGaacttgagtattttattcatgTTGTCACACTTAAGTCTAAATTTTGCCGATAAAAGTActcttattttaaatactttttttttatcatacatCAAAAACTACCTACAACCTACTTACGAATCTTAAAAACCCGACCACATCGCGCCCGTTCTCAGTCAATCCGTCCCGCATACAAGCCGGGTCTCGTCCGGTTGGTTCGCTCGCCCTCAGGGAGACGCCGTCAATCGCAGCTTCACGTACCCCTAGGACGAGGACGAGGCCCCGGCGCCGCCCGCCGTTTGCCGGCTGCTCTTGTTCGATCCGATCGAGCGCGGTTTGGGCTGCAGATTCGTGGCCATGTACACGATCAGCATGGCGAGCAGGCACCACACCGGGACCATCATCGCGTACAGCGGAATCGAGTTGTACTCGAGCTTCAGGCAGACCGCAATCTGGGACACGATCTTCAGCAGAATGCCGGCCACGTAGTACTCGTAGTGCCGGAAGGAGATTATCCGCTGGCGCTGGATGATTTCGATGACGACCCACGTGATGAGGATGGTGTCGTACAGCCACAGCGGGATGAACACCAGGAACCAGTTCCAGCTGATGCGGCTCTCGAGGCGAAGGCAAAGCAGGATCAGGAACACCAGCAGGATGAACCACGTAAACAGTGCGCGCTGCACGAAGCCCATTGCAGTGGAATCTAAAACGAAAGATGGTTGTTAAATTTGGCTTTGATTACAAATAAATCACCGACCTTAATTGATAAACAGAGATTTACTGAAAAACACTTGTTAAATTTACGAATCTATcgatttttcatcaatttttagcATTTCTAAACTGGACTTGGAATCAGTGGaagtgtttttgtttacatttttttacaaacgcaagagaaatgtcaaaaatcccgttggattattttttcttcaacgAAAATCAACTGcaactgaaatatttcacagcTGATGGTTGTgccgacacaaaagaaatgattcGCAAACAGGTTGACCTTCAAAGACGTGCGTATTATTTATAAAAGGAGGGGCAAGTCCAACGTAATTTAAAATATCTCACCTCAGTAACACTTTTTTGTAGAGCCGGTTCTGCcaaaatcctgctagaatgccgTTAGAATTATTTATAAGATCCACCTCTGTTAGAATTCTGCTacaatcctgctagaacgctgTGACTggaatcaatcaaaaatttaaacacgccaattttttttcaaaatttttgtaatttaattttaattttttttttcttaagttgCATTTTATAAACAGAATAATGTTacaatctcaaaaaaaaaaaaaaaacaaaaaagttggtTTCAAATCTTTCTTTGCAgctctttttcaaaaccaaCGACAACTACTACTGCACGCTCTGTCCCGCCAGCGACGGTCCGCCGGCGGCCCACAATGTCAAAACCATCGGAATCCACCTGAAAACGGATCACGACGAAAAGATCCTGATCTGCGAGCGCTGCGATGCGGTCTTCCGGCGACGCACCCAGTACAACGAGCACATGGACAAGCACGTGGCATCGGAGCTCGGGTCGGACTTTCGATGCGACGTCTGTGGGACGGAGTTTGCAAACATCCGGACGCTGCGGATGCACCGTAAGACGCACGTGGCCACGCCCAAGGTTTGGTCATGCCACGTGTGCCAGAAGAAGTACAGCAGTAAAAATCTGCTAGACGAGCACAGCAACATGCACTCTGGGAAGCGTCCGTTCAAGTGTCCTGTTTGTCCGAAGGACTTCGCCTCCAAGTACACGCTGTCCGCTCACATGAAGATCCACCAGGACCGGGAGCGGGTGTTCAACTGCAAAGAGTGCGGCCGTGGCTTCTACAGCCAACATAATCTAATTCAGCACGAAAAGATCCACCTCGGAGTGAGGGATTATGCGTGCACAGATTGCAACAAAACGTTCATGTCGCAGCACAACCTGGACATTCACAAGATCGTTCACCTCAACTACAAACCGTTCATCTGCCGTACGTGTGGGAAGGGTTTTGCGCGGAAGGCGGAAATTAAGGACCACGAACGGACGCACACCGGCGAGCGTCCGTTTGTCTGTGATATCTGCGACGCGAGTTTCTCGCAGCGGTCCAACCTGCAGTCGCACAAGCGAGCAACGCACTTCAACGATAAGCGGTAAGTTGAGAGACCAAGCGCCTCCATCGCATTTTCCTTTCATTGAATCTTCTTCCAGGTACAAGTGTGACCTCTGCAACCGGTGCTTCAAGCGGCGCCGTCTGCTCGATTACCACATCAAGGCGTGTCACACCGGCGAACGGCCGTACAAGTGCGAAGTTTGCGCGGCGACCTTCGTCTACCCGGAACACTTTAAAAAGCACCAGAAGATCCACACCGGCTCGAAACCGTTCGCCTGCGAAGTGTGCAGCAAGACGTTCAACAGCCGGGACAACCGGAACGCGCACCGTTTTGTCCACAGCGACAAGAAACCGTACGAGTGCGTGACCTGCGGGGCCGGATTCATGCGCAAACCGCAACTGTACTCGCACATGCAGCAGCGGGGCCACCTGAACGATACGATCGTCGTGAACCAGCCGCGCATTACGAACGACGACTTGCTCGAGTTTGACACGACGACCGATTCCATCGGCGATCCGCTCGAGCTGGACAAGCAGGGAATCGTCTACGAGGAAGATCCGGACGAGCTGGAGGGCGCGCGGGATGAGTACTACATCGAGGAGGAGGAAATGGAAGAGGACGAtggcgaggaggaggaggacgacgaAGGAGGAGCGATTCCCGGAACGAGCCAGCTGGTGCTGCCCGGTACGGTGGAGCTGTCCGAGTCGACGGCACTGTTGGCCGCCAGTGAGGGCTTTATCGACGAAACGGACATCATCAGTCAGGATTTggacgacgatgatgacgagGAAGGTGGTGCTGGGTCTGGAGGTGGGATGCAGTTGGTGAAGCTGAAGATTGCCAACCCCAACGGAAAGGATGGCATCGCGTGGGTGAATTTGGTTTCTCAGTGAGAAACGTGGAATGTGAAAAAGTGAATTTCAAATGTGTTTGGAACAAATTCCAAAGAAAGCATTATATTTTTAGTAGGATAATTAGGCGAAACAATACAATAAAATAGCTTACATTTCATCGTTTGTTTTATTTACCTATGAGAATAATCCATGTTGTTTTCATTTGAATGGGAATCTTACTAACCCTCcatgcccaatttttttcgaaaatatttattatttccgTGTTtaagaggtcattttgagcaacttttgttctacgaaaaaaaaatatttctcttgttttatgtttttcttgtttcacttTTAGTATTATAATttacatttatcttgtttagtttagttttgtttttggtagtatttggcctattctaccacctccaaatactacattttgcctatctaattttttcatgtttttatagtcactttttcaagtttttacttgtttctcacattttctgctataaaatggcaccattatcattcaaattgtaaaaaaatgaaaaatgaactagaaaaattactgcatacttctttttacttaaaataaaggaaattttagtaaaaaacacagccaaagttgacccctaaaaaaattacatttttaaaaacattggcaaagtcacataaaacaagtaaaacttccaacctatGAATTTCAAGAGTTCTTCTCTCCAATGCTTgcgggttgggttgtagagggttaggctggtacaaatatttttaaaagtttttgtcaccccccccttcaaaattggccagaaaaaacagggggcaaaaaaaatatttttacaataaacttcaaaatttcaatgaaaattcaagtgcaaccaactgaaatcaaattataatacattctcctgcgtttaaaatcatttttagcatgtttggggttattaaaaaatcttaagattttttgaaaattttcgatgcaaaatctttttttttgatacaatttttgtttttgtcagatcttagattttttgaaaactaatgattgcaaaacaactgaactagtgtaaaatgcattttaaaacacttctttcatttaaatgtgaagactatggcttgttatttaaatttttatattttttattttttttgcccccccccccccccttgacctgggccagggccgagggacaaaaacttttttaaatatttgcatcgaccttaggagaaaataaattcaaaataaaaaaaattcacataCAAAGAACATGTCCAAAAATATCTTTTAGCATTTGTGAGTTAGTTTTTAAactgttgctttttttttattttgctttattatttattatattaatAATTCTTTTGCAATGCAAAGTTAATACatatgttgttgttgattttattaggggaactttaaccctatgggtcattcgctcccgtTGGTAAAAAGTTAATACatataatttgttaaaaatccTTACAATCCTTGACCTGATGCACAgtttatactaacaggctatcgtaaccaataaaacaaaatacaaaaaaaaaacaaaaaatgaacaTTTCGTAAAAACAATTCTGCGTCAATGGgatttcgatctaaaaaatcagaCCACCCCTTCCTTTTTGGAACCACCCAATAATTCGCCTTTTTGCAAAAACTGCTAAAAACCTCCATTTTCATACTGCGGTACCTATGTAATACCAAGCTGTAAAAAGTCGTGATACATTTTCCATATGAACATTGTTTTCAGTGCATGTTgcacacttttactttttactttttactttttactttttactttttactttttactttttactttttactttttactttttactttttactttttactttttactttttactttttactttttactttttactttttactttttactttttactttttactttttactttttactttttactttttactttttactttttactttttactttttactttacttttactttttactttttactttttactttttactttttactttttactttttactttttactttttactttttactttttactttttactttttactttttactttttactttttactttttacaaatattttccaatGTCCTTTTAATAATGGGCCaattaggctgttgcaaatatttttcaaagtttatatttatgttgaaatactttttactttttacattttttgggccgaaaat
Protein-coding sequences here:
- the LOC6032342 gene encoding transmembrane protein 60, whose amino-acid sequence is MGFVQRALFTWFILLVFLILLCLRLESRISWNWFLVFIPLWLYDTILITWVVIEIIQRQRIISFRHYEYYVAGILLKIVSQIAVCLKLEYNSIPLYAMMVPVWCLLAMLIVYMATNLQPKPRSIGSNKSSRQTAGGAGASSSS
- the LOC6032341 gene encoding zinc finger protein 761 — translated: MNMMLGEAAAVVLGDLHDQHHQFEETDPLYCYVCNVAISSAADESIGQLCQLFPIITDEEDEALSPAHILSNLLQIDITPELSHSQAICLQCNLLCNEYQHLLDRLDSIKLQLTVSYNSTVAKLTASLTAKDLVDAEAEALDDDVSQGLELADPNADIITLGDLTAVVPASSEVTDMDSEPTIIRQMPKLHFIPRPTECSSPTRNSNSRSIIKMVPKDVETATTDVFIKSEICEIPSTITMEQFFEGSDGNMVEIIADEGDPDYIYDNVIETIGGGSGGGEADEDPGGSDGAEEIGTTTILTQDADGNALELTSCLAKDTQLLAAGGSTHRRLEEDDGDVADVLIAAANESLDRMVKSKLESLFFKTNDNYYCTLCPASDGPPAAHNVKTIGIHLKTDHDEKILICERCDAVFRRRTQYNEHMDKHVASELGSDFRCDVCGTEFANIRTLRMHRKTHVATPKVWSCHVCQKKYSSKNLLDEHSNMHSGKRPFKCPVCPKDFASKYTLSAHMKIHQDRERVFNCKECGRGFYSQHNLIQHEKIHLGVRDYACTDCNKTFMSQHNLDIHKIVHLNYKPFICRTCGKGFARKAEIKDHERTHTGERPFVCDICDASFSQRSNLQSHKRATHFNDKRYKCDLCNRCFKRRRLLDYHIKACHTGERPYKCEVCAATFVYPEHFKKHQKIHTGSKPFACEVCSKTFNSRDNRNAHRFVHSDKKPYECVTCGAGFMRKPQLYSHMQQRGHLNDTIVVNQPRITNDDLLEFDTTTDSIGDPLELDKQGIVYEEDPDELEGARDEYYIEEEEMEEDDGEEEEDDEGGAIPGTSQLVLPGTVELSESTALLAASEGFIDETDIISQDLDDDDDEEGGAGSGGGMQLVKLKIANPNGKDGIAWVNLVSQ